Within Azoarcus sp. DD4, the genomic segment CGGCCGGACCCCTCGCATGGCCGCAACGGCATCCTGGTGATTCTCTCGGCGCATCGCATCCGCGACCGCCTGCAGCGACAGGGCGATGCCATCACGCAGGCCGCGCGCGCGCTGCCGCTGGACGGAGAACGTCTGGTCCTCGGATGAGGCGTCGGCCGGCGCGCGCCGGCATTCCCCTGCTGTTCGTTGTGGCGCCTCGATGCATATGGTCTAGATTCAAGCGTATCCCCGTCATCGACGGGGTTGTTTGTCATCCAGGACCAAACGGGGGGAGATCATGTTCTTCGTCACCAACCGCGAAATCGTCGCCGGGGAGACCGGCATGGGCCAACTCGGTACCACACCCAACAGCAAGGGGCCCAACGAACTGCGCCTGGTCGAGGCGGTCAAGAGCGGGCGAAGCTGGTCGGTCAGCGTGCTGCCCGATGTCGTCACGCCGGACATGCGCAGCAGCGCAGGCATTGCGCCCTCGGACCAACCGGTTTATGCCAGCGCCTACGTCGCCCGCGTGCTGCTCGAGCGCATCCGCAAGGAAAAGAAGAACCTGCTGTTCTTCGTTCATGGCTTCAACAACGACGTCAAGGCGGTGCTGGAACGCGCCAACAGCCTGCAGCAGCTCTATGGCGTGGAGGTGCTGGCTTTCTCCTGGCCCGCCAATGGCGGCGGACTCAGCGGGGTGGCGAGCTACAAGAGCGACCAGCGCGACGCGCGCGCCTCGGTCGGCGCCTTCGACCGCTGCCTCGGCCGCATCGGTGAACTGCTCGCCGAGCTGACGGTACAGGAGGGCATCCGCCTGCAGGAAGAAGCCCGCCTGCGCCACCCCGACGACGCCGAGAAGCGCGAAGCCTTCTTCGCCCGCCTGCAGGAGAAGCACTGCCCCTTCACCGTGAACATGATGCTGCACAGCATGGGCAACTACCTCTACAAGCACACCCTGCTCTCGACCGCGAGCTACGCCGACCGGCTCGTGTTCGACAACATCGTGCTGCTGGCGGCCGACACCAACAACCTCGACCACGCGCAATGGGTGGACCGCATTCCCTGCCGCAAATCGGTGTACATCACCATCAACGAGAACGACGGCGCCCTGCGCGCCTCGCGCATGAAGACCGGCGAGCAGCAGCAGGCCCGGCTCGGCCACTACCGCCACCGGCTGGACGCGCGCCAGGCGCTGTACGTGGATTTCACCGGCGCGCCGCAGGTAGGCAGCAGCCATGCCTACTTCGAGGACGACACGGTGCGTCTCAAGACCGCGGTCGCCCGCCAGTTCTTCCAGCGCGCCTTCAACGGGGAACGCGCCGAAGACGGCCTGCCCTTCGATCCGGCCACCCACATGTACCGTATCCCCGGTGCCTGACTGAGCGCCGCGGGTCGGCGGGTGTGCTAGCGTAGCGCCTCGATCAATTCCGCCGGGGGCACGCGCCCGGCCCGCCCTCGCCCATGCCGCTCAACATCGACATCGTTTCCGACTTCGTCTGCCCCTGGTGCTTCATCGGCAAGGCCAGGCTGCAAGGCGCACTCGACGACCTGCGGGCCCAGCGCCCGGAACTCGACGTCCGCATCAACTGGTTGCCCTATTTCCTGAATCCGGACACGCCGCCTGCCGGCGAGCCCTACCGCGCCTTCCTCGAGGCCAAGTTCGGCGGCGCGAAGCAGGTCGACGCGATGCATGCGCGCGTCGCCGAAGCGGGCGCACCGGATGTGAGTTTCGCCTTCGAACGCATGACGATACGGCCCAACACCCTGCGGGCGCATCGCCTGATGTATCGCGCCCAGGCCCAAGGCAGACGGCAGACCCAGATCGCCGCACTGGCCGATGCCTTGTTCGCCGCGCACTTCCTGGAAGGCCGCAACATCGGCGACATCGACACGCTGGCGGACATCGCCACGGCCTGCGGCGACAAGACCGACGCCGTGCGCGCCTACCTTGAAAGCGATGCCGATACTGCGGTGGTGCAGCGGATGGCGGCGCAGGTACAGCAGCAAGGGGTGACCGGAGTGCCTTTCTTCATCCTCAACCGCAAGCTGGCGGTTTCGGGCGCACAGTCGGTGGCGGCCATGGGTGCCGCGCTGCTGCAAGCGCTGGAATAAGCGGAAACCGCCCCGCGACCGCCTGCCGGCCGCGGGGCGCCATCGCTCAGCGGCCGTTGCTGAACAGCGGCTTGAGCTTGGCGGCGTTCTGCGGGCTGGCCTGCTCGATGCCCTTCCAACCCGCCTCGTAGGCCTTGGCCACGAACAGGTTCACCTGGTCGGCCGGCAACGCGACCGCTTCGATCCCCGCCTTGCCCTGGCGCGCCTTCTCTTCTTCCGCCTTCTTCAGATCGCCGGCGTTCTGCGATTCCACCCAGGCGATCTGCTTCTCCAGGAAGGCCCGCTGGGTGGCATCGAGCTTCTTCCAGGTGTTCTGGTTCATGAAGAAGCTGACCTCGACGTTGTAGAAGCCGGGCTCGACGCGGTACTTGGTCTTTTCCTGCCAACCGAGGTCGAACACGCCGATCGACGGCCAGCCGTAGCCATCCACCACGCCGCGTTCGAGCGCGGTATAGACCTCTCCCGGCGCCACCTGCAGCGGCGAAGCGCCAACCGACTGGAAGAAGGCGCGGTACACCGGCACGCTGCGCAGCTTGAAGCCGGAAAAGTCGGAGCTGGCGACCTTCTTGTTGGAATAGATGTGGTACTGCAGGCCGTCCGACACCCGCGCCAGCCACACCATGTTGGCCTTCTCGCGATGGATCTGGTCGAGCAGCGCGTAGCCGCCGTTGGCGCGCAGTTCGGACATCGGCTTCTCGGCCAGCGTCATCGCCAGCGCTTCCGGCACCAGGTTGGCGTGGAACACGCCGGTACTGTTGGCGAGGTCGATCACGCCGGCCCGCAGGGCGTTGCCGACCTCGAACGGTGGCATCGACTCCGGCCCGCCGACCACCTGGATCTTCATGACGCCCTTGCCCTCGGCATTCACCTTCTCGACGAAGGCCTTGAATCGCTGCGCGAAAAAGGTGTCCTGGCCGAAGGCGCTGACGGCCTTGAGGGTGATTTCCGCACCCTGTGCGGTCGAGGCGACAATCGCGAACAGCAGGCCCGCGGCCAGTTTTCCGGTTTTCTTCTGCATCTTGGTTCTCCGTGGGGTATCAACGACTGCAAGGGGAAAACATCAGCTCATCAGCTTGGGCAAGCCTATCGCCAGCCCTGGCACCGCGATGATGAGCACAAGCACGACCAGCTCGATGGCGATGAAGGGAATCGCCGAACCGTAGATCTGCTGCAGGCGGATGTGCGGCGGCGCCACGCTCTGCATCACCATCAGCAGCAGGCCGAACGGCGGCGTCAGCAGGCCCATCTCGATGGCAATCAGCATCATCACGCCGAGCCACACGGTGTCGATGCCGGCGGCGTGCGCGAGCGGCATGAAGAAGGGCAGCGTGATCATCATCATGCTGACCTGGTCGATCACGCAGCCGAGCACCAGCAGCAGGAACAGCATGCCAAGCACCAGCAGCAGCGGCGACAGGTCCATGCCGTTGATGAGGCCCAGCAAGCCGGTGGTGGCACCGGAAAAGCTCAGCAACTGCGAGAAGGTCGTGGAGGCCACCATCACGAACAGGATGATCACCGACACGCGCGCGGTCTCCATCAGTGCCTTGTAGAGCGCATGCAGGGTGAGCGCGCGGTAGGCCATGGTGGCCACCACCGAGGCCAGCGCACCGATGGCAGCGGACTCCGTGGGCGAAGCCCAGCCGATCAACATGCTGCCGACCACCGCGACGAAGATGGCGAACAGCGGCACCACGTCGCGCACGAAGGGCTTCCATCGCTCCCAGCCTCGGACATCCACCACATTGTCGTCGGCGGGCGCCAGCTCCGGGTTGGCGCGGCAGCGCAGCACGATGTAGCCGAGGAAGCCGATCGACATGACCAGGCCAGGCACGATGCCGCCGATCAGCAACTGCGAGATCGAAATGCCGCCCAAACTGCCCAGCATCACCGCCAGCGCCGAGGGCGGGATCAGCATCGCAATGCCGCCCACCGCCATGATCGGGCCGATGGACAGTGTCGGGTGGTAGCCGCGTCGCAGCATCTCCGGCAGCAAGGTACCGCCCATCATCGCGGTGTTGGCGATGGTCGAGCCGGACAGCGTGGCGAACACCGTGCCGCCCAGCACCGATACCACCGACAGGCGGCCCGGGACGCGCGAGATCAGCCGTTCGATCGCCTCGATGGCCTTGAAGGCAAGGCCGGTGTGGAACAGCACCTCGCCCATCAGCACGAACAGCGGGATAGGCGTCAGCGAAAAGCTGCTCACCGAGCCGACCGAGTTGCGCACCAGCTGTCCGAGCCCGGCCTCGCCGCCGAGGAAGATCCAGGCTCCGATCAGATTGACCCCGAGGAAGGCAAACGCCACCGGCACGCCAATCAGCATCAGCGCGAACAGGCAGCCCATCATCAACAACAGCGCGGATTGCCATTCCATGTCAGGCCTCCCGGCGCACGAAGGCGGCACGCAGGCGGCGGGCAAACTCCACCGTCAGCATCACACAGGCAAAGCCCATGGGCAGGTTCAACCACCACTCCGGGAAGATCAGCACCTTGAACACCACGCCGCCCTGGGCTGCGGCGTCCTGGGTGACGACGAAGCACTGCCACGCCAGCACCGCGCAGATCACCAGCCCGGCCAGATCGGTGACGACCTCGAGCAGCCAGCGCCCGGCGGGCGATGCCGCGCGCAGCAGCATGTCGATACGGATGTGATCGCCGACGTAGAGCAGCCAGGGCGCAGCGACGAAGGTCGCGACCATCAGCATGTACTCGGTCATCTCGACGCTCCACGGCAGCGTGCCGAGACCGAGATTGCGCATGAACACGTCGACGCTGACCAGCAGCGCCATGCTGCCGAAGAGCGCAGCTGCAGTCACGCCGCAGCTCGCCATCAAGGCGTGGTAAAGCCTGTTGGCCGGCGCTCTGAACGCGGCCGGGGCCTGTTGGGTTGCCATGCTCTTACCCCTGCTATTAATTCAGACTTAAACATATCAGGGGTAAATTTTCGTGTCCACGCGTTTCCGCGTCTTTTTGAAACCTATGACTTTCAACCTATTGGCGTCATGGTTTTCGGCACAGTGGCAGTGCGCATTTCAGTTGGTCGGCCCCAACTTGGTTCCGTAGGCGTGGGCCTTGAGCGTATCGAGATCGACGATCTTCAGTGCCGCTTCGTGGGTGGCCTCGAGCACCACCGGCGGTGCGAACCCGGCGCGCAGCGCCTCCACCCAGCGCATCGCGCACAAGCACCAGCGATCACCGGGTTTGAGGCCGGCAAAGCGGTACTCGGGCCGCGGCGTCGAGAGGTCGTTCCCGGCCTGCTGGGAGAACTTCAGGAACTCGGCGGTGACCCGCACGCAGATCAGGTGACGGCCATGGTCATCGGGCCCGGTCTCGCAGCAGCCGGTACGGTAGAAGCCGGTCAACGGCGCGTAACTGCAAGCCAGCAAGTCGCCGCCGAGCACATTGCGTGAGGAGGGCATGTCTTACTTTCCGGTGAGTTGGTCCTGTGCCAGTTAAACCGAATCGCGGACCGCCGGCAAGGGGCCGGAAGGCTCAGGCAGCAATGGCAGGAAAGCGCTCGCCCAGGGCGTCCTCACCGGCAGCCAGATCGAGGCACACGGCGAGCTCGCACTGCAGGGTCGCCACCACATCGCGATCCAGCCTTCCATCGGCCACCAGCGCCCGGATGCGGCTCATCACCTCGTCGCCGGACAGGCGCGCGCGATAGGGGCGATCCTGCAGCAGCGCCTGGAAAATATCGGCGACAGAGATGATGCGGGTTTCGAGATCGATCTCGCCCGCAGTACGGCGAAACGGATAGCCCAGCCCGAGCAGGTTCTCGTGGTGGGCGCCGGCCCAGTCGGGTATGGGCGTCGCCGGGAAGATGCGTGCGAGAATCCGGTAGGTGTCGTAGCTGTGACGGGAGATCCACGCCCGCTCTTCACGGGTGAGTTCGCCCGCCTTCTCGATGATCTCGTCCGGCACCCGCAGTTTGCCCATGTCGTGCAGCAGGCCGGCCAGCTCTATCATGTCCAGGGTCTCGCGATCGCGCCCCATCACCTCGGCAAGATGGCGGCTGATCAAGGCGACGCGGCGGGAATGGTCGTCGGTATAGGGACTCTTGGCATCGACCACCCGCGAGAACATCAACGCCAACTCGCGCAGTTCCGGCGCGGAAAGACACACCGGGGGAATGTTGCGCCCGAGCGATTCCATCTCCTCGTTGAGATAGAGCGGGTCCATCCCCAACCAGAAGGCTTCGGACTCCGCCACGCGCACGAAGGCGTCGACCAGTTCCGGACAGAACAAGGTGCCCGCCAGCCCCTGCAACCGGGCGACGATGGCATCCTTCTCCCACATGATCGCGTTGTTGAGGTGGCCGCCGTCCATCCAGGGCGCAAGCAGGACGTCCGCCCTGTCCACCAGATAGACGAGATTCGCCTCGAGCTTCATCGCCGGGTCGAGTTCCGGCATGGTTTCCAGGGTCGCCCAGCGCGTATGGTGATAACGCACGATGTCGGTGAAATGCGCGAGGATGGGGCAGGCCTGCAGGTAGGCGGCACCGCGGATGCAGTGCTCCTCCTCCCCGTCCCACTCCAGCGTCTCGGTGAGATGGCGATGCTCCCGCACCCGCGAGACGCCGCAGTCGTGCAGCATGCCCGCATGCAGCAGATTCCAGCAGCGCTCGTCCGACCAGCCCAGCGCCTGCGCCACCGTGCGCGCCATATAGCCGACACGCTTGCCGTGTTGCACCTCGTCGATGCCGACGAAGTCGAAGGAAGTGGTGAGCGCGGTGATCGCGTCATGCAGATTCAGTGGGACCATTGCCGCAGGTTCTCTTGGGGATGAATGCGTTGTTCTGACTTCTTTGCCGTGCAGGAACTGCGCCGGAAACGGTCCGCTCCTGTCTTATTGCCGTCATTTTACCCCGACCTCCCCCTATCGCCGTGACGAAGGCCCACGTTCAGCTCACCGGAAACTTTCGCGCGAAACGCCTTCCCACTCCGTGGAAGCAACGCTATAATGCGCGGCTTCCACGGAGAGGTGGATGAGCGGTTTAAGTCGCACGCCTGGAAAGCGTGTTCAGGGTAATACCCTGACGCGGGTTCGAATCCCGCCCTCTCCGCCAGAACAAATAGAAAGGCCGTTGATTATCAACGGCCTTTTGCTTTCCTGAAGCCCGACGCAGCCAATCACCACCGGCGCTCCCGGTCGCTGCCCTTCGCGTACGACTTCTTCCTGGTAAACGGGCTGAGCTTCTTCAACAGTTTTTTCGGCATACGCATTCCCTGGGAATTCACGCATGACGTCCATGACGTTTTGATGACATCCGTGTGCATCCGCCGTGGTCGAGATCCTCGGGCCGCCGCTAGTCGGCCTTGTGCAGGTCCATGCCGACGACTGTTTGCATGAG encodes:
- a CDS encoding DsbA family oxidoreductase, whose product is MPLNIDIVSDFVCPWCFIGKARLQGALDDLRAQRPELDVRINWLPYFLNPDTPPAGEPYRAFLEAKFGGAKQVDAMHARVAEAGAPDVSFAFERMTIRPNTLRAHRLMYRAQAQGRRQTQIAALADALFAAHFLEGRNIGDIDTLADIATACGDKTDAVRAYLESDADTAVVQRMAAQVQQQGVTGVPFFILNRKLAVSGAQSVAAMGAALLQALE
- a CDS encoding DUF2237 family protein, with protein sequence MPSSRNVLGGDLLACSYAPLTGFYRTGCCETGPDDHGRHLICVRVTAEFLKFSQQAGNDLSTPRPEYRFAGLKPGDRWCLCAMRWVEALRAGFAPPVVLEATHEAALKIVDLDTLKAHAYGTKLGPTN
- a CDS encoding alpha/beta hydrolase yields the protein MFFVTNREIVAGETGMGQLGTTPNSKGPNELRLVEAVKSGRSWSVSVLPDVVTPDMRSSAGIAPSDQPVYASAYVARVLLERIRKEKKNLLFFVHGFNNDVKAVLERANSLQQLYGVEVLAFSWPANGGGLSGVASYKSDQRDARASVGAFDRCLGRIGELLAELTVQEGIRLQEEARLRHPDDAEKREAFFARLQEKHCPFTVNMMLHSMGNYLYKHTLLSTASYADRLVFDNIVLLAADTNNLDHAQWVDRIPCRKSVYITINENDGALRASRMKTGEQQQARLGHYRHRLDARQALYVDFTGAPQVGSSHAYFEDDTVRLKTAVARQFFQRAFNGERAEDGLPFDPATHMYRIPGA
- a CDS encoding TRAP transporter large permease: MEWQSALLLMMGCLFALMLIGVPVAFAFLGVNLIGAWIFLGGEAGLGQLVRNSVGSVSSFSLTPIPLFVLMGEVLFHTGLAFKAIEAIERLISRVPGRLSVVSVLGGTVFATLSGSTIANTAMMGGTLLPEMLRRGYHPTLSIGPIMAVGGIAMLIPPSALAVMLGSLGGISISQLLIGGIVPGLVMSIGFLGYIVLRCRANPELAPADDNVVDVRGWERWKPFVRDVVPLFAIFVAVVGSMLIGWASPTESAAIGALASVVATMAYRALTLHALYKALMETARVSVIILFVMVASTTFSQLLSFSGATTGLLGLINGMDLSPLLLVLGMLFLLLVLGCVIDQVSMMMITLPFFMPLAHAAGIDTVWLGVMMLIAIEMGLLTPPFGLLLMVMQSVAPPHIRLQQIYGSAIPFIAIELVVLVLIIAVPGLAIGLPKLMS
- a CDS encoding HD-GYP domain-containing protein; translation: MVPLNLHDAITALTTSFDFVGIDEVQHGKRVGYMARTVAQALGWSDERCWNLLHAGMLHDCGVSRVREHRHLTETLEWDGEEEHCIRGAAYLQACPILAHFTDIVRYHHTRWATLETMPELDPAMKLEANLVYLVDRADVLLAPWMDGGHLNNAIMWEKDAIVARLQGLAGTLFCPELVDAFVRVAESEAFWLGMDPLYLNEEMESLGRNIPPVCLSAPELRELALMFSRVVDAKSPYTDDHSRRVALISRHLAEVMGRDRETLDMIELAGLLHDMGKLRVPDEIIEKAGELTREERAWISRHSYDTYRILARIFPATPIPDWAGAHHENLLGLGYPFRRTAGEIDLETRIISVADIFQALLQDRPYRARLSGDEVMSRIRALVADGRLDRDVVATLQCELAVCLDLAAGEDALGERFPAIAA
- the dctP gene encoding TRAP transporter substrate-binding protein DctP; translation: MQKKTGKLAAGLLFAIVASTAQGAEITLKAVSAFGQDTFFAQRFKAFVEKVNAEGKGVMKIQVVGGPESMPPFEVGNALRAGVIDLANSTGVFHANLVPEALAMTLAEKPMSELRANGGYALLDQIHREKANMVWLARVSDGLQYHIYSNKKVASSDFSGFKLRSVPVYRAFFQSVGASPLQVAPGEVYTALERGVVDGYGWPSIGVFDLGWQEKTKYRVEPGFYNVEVSFFMNQNTWKKLDATQRAFLEKQIAWVESQNAGDLKKAEEEKARQGKAGIEAVALPADQVNLFVAKAYEAGWKGIEQASPQNAAKLKPLFSNGR
- a CDS encoding TRAP transporter small permease: MATQQAPAAFRAPANRLYHALMASCGVTAAALFGSMALLVSVDVFMRNLGLGTLPWSVEMTEYMLMVATFVAAPWLLYVGDHIRIDMLLRAASPAGRWLLEVVTDLAGLVICAVLAWQCFVVTQDAAAQGGVVFKVLIFPEWWLNLPMGFACVMLTVEFARRLRAAFVRREA